In the Podospora bellae-mahoneyi strain CBS 112042 chromosome 4, whole genome shotgun sequence genome, one interval contains:
- a CDS encoding hypothetical protein (COG:A; EggNog:ENOG503P2UD) — protein sequence MSSPKPEDKPPQGEENRVHGEGEDGNDEEEISAMKRRVAEMEAEAAKLREMQASMDQERQGLQDDKEDIDNRSVFVGNVDYSTSPEELQSHFGDCGSINRVTILLDKFTGQPKGYAYVEFSEPNMVAQALVLNDSLFKGRNIKVEPKRTNLPGMSRGRGRGGYRGGGRGGFGGFGRGGGGFGRGGGGGFYGGGYRGGYRGRGRGGIAPY from the exons ATGAGCTCTCCCAAGCCAGAAGACAAGCCCCCCCAGGGAGAAGAAAACAGAGTTCACGGCGAGGGCGAAGATGGGAATGATGAG gAGGAGATCTCTGCCATGAAGAGGCGCGTTGCCGAGATGGAAGCCGAAGCGGCCAAGCTTAGGGAGATGCAAGCGTCGATGGATCAGGAACGACAGGGGCTGCAGGACGACAAGGAAGATATCGACAACCGGAGCGTGTTTGTGGGCAATGTGGATTACTCCACCTCGCCCGAGGAGCTGCAGAGCCACTTTGGGGATTGTGGGAGCATCAACAGGGTGACGATTTTGTTGGACAAGTTTACCGGGCAGCCAAAGGG CTACGCATATGTCGAGTTTTCGGAACCCAACATGGTGGCTCAGGCGTTGGTGTTGAATGACAGCCTTTTCAAGGGACGGAATATCAAGGTTGAGCCAAAACGTACGAACTTGCCCGGCATGTCTCGAGGACGCGGCAGGGGTGGGtatcgtggtggtggtcgtggagggtttggagggtttggtaggggtggtggagggtttggtcggggcggtggtggtggtttctaTGGCGGGGGTTATCGCGGCGGTTACCGCGGCcggggcagaggaggaatcgCCCCTTACTAA